One genomic window of Plasmodium falciparum 3D7 genome assembly, chromosome: 10 includes the following:
- a CDS encoding E3 ubiquitin-protein ligase, putative, with product MNHVDDYDYFCHSCEDVKRTSDVEIIYNGEIKCKGCNNVGFVEKIDEDDPLSFHSLHTSRDVGESRSGPNSRNDNNNNDGNNNSNNTNSRHYNYRNMNNFGYRTNIPRSRRNNHNNNNNNDDGSNNNRHNSSNSNNNNNNTRSSHVRGEHDNFFNDFMLFRNMYQQIFNPSFRAADAEVHFTAAVGSSNNSNDINRHNNNRNNTTTPTTNNNNNNNNNNNNNNNNNNNNNNNHMGNRNSSRNNENTNETNENETSQNDNRNRNIFGRTYSYNRNTRNPRIITRAIDITNIPFNSPGRFNFHDLIDNMFANTFDNISLDQVLTIIMESDPSRNGPPPASEEVIKNLKVETLTEERAKELESCAICREEYKENDEVHRITDNERCRHVFHCSCIIPWLKERNSCPTCRFELPTDDQEYNCKREELRERLNSEMSRNNTYNGTDNDNNNNNNDNNNDNNNNDNNNDNNNNDNNNDNNNDNNNNNSNNDSNNNNNDSNNNNNDSNNNNNDSNNNNNDSNNNNNDNNSNNNNSRRHNADEANYNTLGDDYNINILDSFTNEQTTSILQQVFNSFLSGSNDSYRIDRIYLSPDNYFSYSSNRNRNNINDENVEVIQVEETRSDYNESHDETNENNEKEEINREEGNEEEKRSKRKKTNDYDDNKDVYNNASGSNSNHSNHSNNNNNNKGNEKNERKEDMCNVSSGSNNNRNSSSRSNYYNNRYRYNNYRRSNRRNMDQDYFNIQDDEVEEENYYYCTPPNETIKNNTRGQRNNDTDNVRNNNNNDNDNKNNDNKNNDNDNNNNNNTRRRNNYYDNNSYNNPSYLHENVFDTSNVYVISERTHSNDRSNDSNTRTISQLYLTDLSDVFANFNYSCNFNNDQYIINNEEDHTKDHDGKDEQEGEKEKTKNVNSDHMESNINDSGVSLGGPKENKSNDKNEHQVKEKRASFEINTGKTSTTKKNEKRLYEKVNNTTYSNASNSNNSTRRSRDSDNEKEGSRKKSKNYKNEEEYRQSINNNNNNNNNNNNEDRRNSNTSCSHKYNNNTDNAPNRNPSDVVNNNESNEEQRNTTKRQSTVKKYLFDKLNWLKSYDNKDKKKNEKNQDSNNKSDENDTEHNQNDDNATGMSNENNDDHTSHL from the coding sequence aTGAATCACGTTGATGATTATGATTACTTCTGTCATAGTTGTGAAGATGTAAAAAGAACTAGTGATGTTGAAATTATTTACAATGGTGAGATCAAATGTAAGGGTTGTAACAACGTAGGGTTTGTTGAAAAAATTGATGAAGATGACCCTTTGAGTTTTCATTCATTACATACTAGTAGGGATGTAGGAGAAAGTCGAAGTGGGCCAAATAGCagaaatgataataataataatgatggtaacaataatagtaataatacaaatagtagacattataattatagaaatatgaacaattttGGTTATCGTACCAATATACCAAGAAGTCGAAGAAATAAccataacaataataataataatgatgatggtAGTAATAACAATCGTCACAATagtagtaatagtaataataataataataatactagaAGTAGTCATGTACGAGGAGAacatgataatttttttaacgattttatgttatttagaAATATGTACCAACAAATATTTAATCCTTCCTTTCGAGCTGCAGATGCTGAAGTACATTTTACAGCGGCGGTAGGTTCCTCAAACAATTCTAATGATATTAATagacataataataatagaaataatacCACCACACCCACCaccaacaacaataataataataataataataataataataacaataacaacaacaataataacaataataaccaTATGGGTAATAGAAATTCTAGTCGTAATAATGAGAATACGAACGAAACTAATGAAAATGAGACTAGCCAAAATGATAATagaaatagaaatatatttggAAGGACCTATAGTTATAATAGGAATACAAGAAATCCACGAATAATAACAAGAGCTATCGATATAACTAATATACCATTTAATTCTCCAGGACGTTTTAATTTCCATGATTTGATAGATAACATGTTTGCGAATacatttgataatatatccTTAGATCAAGTGTTAACAATAATTATGGAGAGTGACCCATCTCGAAACGGTCCTCCGCCAGCTTCTGAAGAAGTAATTAAGAATTTGAAAGTAGAAACATTAACAGAAGAGAGAGCAAAGGAATTAGAATCATGTGCAATATGTAGAGaggaatataaagaaaatgatgaagTGCATAGAATAACAGATAATGAGCGATGTAGACATGTCTTTCATTGTTCTTGTATTATACCTTGGTTAAAGGAAAGAAACTCATGTCCTACATGTAGATTTGAGTTACCTACGGATGATCAGGAGTATAATTGTAAGAGGGAGGAGTTGAGGGAAAGATTGAATTCTGAGATGTCTCGAAATAATACCTACAATGGTACTgacaatgataataataataataataatgataataataatgataataataataatgataataataatgataataataataatgataataataatgataataataatgataataataataataacagcaataatgatagtaataacaacaataatgatagtaataacaacaataatgatagtaataacaacaataatgatagtaataacaacaataatgatagtaataacaacaacaatgataataacagcaataataataatagtcgTAGACATAATGCCGATGAAGCGAATTATAATACCTTAGGAGATGACTAcaatattaacatattagACTCTTTTACAAATGAACAAACGACTTCAATATTACAACAAGTTTTTAACAGTTTTTTATCGGGAAGCAACGATTCCTATAGAATAGACAGAATCTATTTATCACCAGATAATTATTTTAGTTACAGTAGTAATAGAAATAgaaacaatataaatgatgagaATGTGGAAGTAATTCAAGTTGAAGAGACCCGTTCCGATTATAATGAATCACATGACGaaacaaatgaaaataatgaaaaggaaGAAATAAATAGGGAGGAAGGAAATGAAGAAGAGAAAAGAAGTAAGAGGAAGAAAACGAatgattatgatgataataaggaTGTTTATAATAATGCAAGTGGTAGTAATAGTAATCATAGTAatcatagtaataataataataataataaagggaatgaaaaaaatgagcGTAAGGAAGATATGTGTAATGTATCAAGTGGTagcaataataatagaaattCATCTTCTAgatcaaattattataacaatagatatcgttataataattatcgaCGTAGCAATAGACGTAATATGGATCaagattattttaatatacaaGATGATGAAGTAGAGgaagaaaattattattattgtaccCCTCCAAACGaaacaattaaaaataatacaagaGGACAAAGAAATAATGACACAGATAATGTAAgaaataacaacaataatgataatgataataaaaataatgataataaaaataacgataatgataacaacaataataataatacaagacgtagaaataattattatgataataattcatataataatccATCTTATTTACATGAAAATGTTTTTGATACATCTAATGTGTATGTAATAAGTGAAAGAACCCATTCGAATGATAGAAGCAACGATAGTAATACGAGAACTATATCACAGCTTTATTTAACAGATTTAAGTGATGTTTTTgctaattttaattatagttgtaattttaataatgatcaatatattataaataatgaagaggATCATACGAAGGATCATGATGGAAAAGATGAACAAGAaggagaaaaagaaaaaacaaagaatGTAAATTCTGATCATATGGAATCCAATATAAATGATTCAGGAGTCTCTTTAGGTGGACCAAAAGAAAACAAATCCAATGATAAGAATGAACATCAAGTAAAAGAGAAAAGGGCATCCTTCGAAATAAATACTGGTAAGACCAGTACAACGAAAAAGAATGAAAAGAGATTATATGAAAAGGTTAATAATACTACATATAGTAATGCGAGTAATAGTAACAATAGTACAAGGAGAAGTAGAGATAGTGATAATGAGAAAGAGGGAAGTAGAAAAAAATcaaagaattataaaaatgaagaggaATACAGACAAAgcattaataataacaataataataataataataataataatgaagatagAAGAAATAGTAACACAAGCTGTAgccataaatataataacaatacaGACAATGCTCCTAATCGCAATCCTTCCGATGtggttaataataatgaatcaAACGAAGAACAGAGGAATACTACCAAAAGACAAAGTACTGTGAAGAAATACCTTTTCGATAAGTTGAATTGGTTAAAaagttatgataataaagataaaaaaaaaaatgaaaaaaatcaagattcaaataataaaagtgatgaaaatgatacggaacataatcaaaatgatgataatgccACAGGTATGTCGAACGAAAATAATGACGATCATACATCacatttgtaa
- a CDS encoding RNA-binding protein, putative translates to MGKYSVSRKGEYSAERRYHYRDEKYEKYEKYEKSDNTSHGNKLDNHMKEKGGYYINEGRRHDISRSREEMIGIIGREGHKNDNVYNNNDRRRGSLDNYERRRNEENHIGDRNRNISKGRRDYHRDALSRDRCYSNRSPRRNVSVDRKRGNVYDRNNEDNVYEKKARYERENHSTNNNNYNNNYINKDNNKHNYKENQFSADYTNRGRNDEKMHMRRHSREEKEGRKAYQGYYEENRHRENNYEGHRNEEHRREAYRREAYRNEAYRHEGYRHEGYRHEGYLSRDHAHKEFHHNENPYYKKDFSHRVPQSGAIRRERGREFRNHAYKKIGACKIFVGNISSSAREEDVRRRFEQYGDIMHMQWKKRFAFIEYYKASHALNALEKENGKMFFGEELSVQEHQYNMNSYGYKNDNRSHFHLKVSRNYSPPNFSNESIERRNSLRIVVKNIDEKASWQDLKDFGREVGSVSYANIVDDYHSKEKFGIIEFYNHENAKDAINILNGKSFYGRSVDVIRYNDSDLSKRFKNKEREENYMRGVNDRYVREERAYRDKFPFDRINRTRHTFFNRGRNIRGNKYFRRDDNEDNKSEVDDSKYKKSTRSMSMIDRDNTYDERVSHRDGHMKDDRDDDMCYDRDDEEKMINGNKKRILKSSEEVGEHTNSIINEDINKDQTDIIDEKEKGGDENISLKNYKNKKENVDHDYENVIESNRGKRRSVKSKNKNENEKKGKTKDELYDDISEIKLQEGSVCRSTKDIDEDNYNNEETKNIKDEFLVDKKNEEEGYDDDTYTSERDKSMNEKIMKEEYINKDDTLEKNDNIINIPNKKSRLIKKTTTKKRITRVSEESTTKVDTRESDEDDLMENEQWTDSKKICVIKNNSPHND, encoded by the coding sequence ATGGGAAAGTATAGCGTGAGCAGAAAAGGAGAATATAGCGCTGAGAGGAGATATCATTATAGAGATgagaaatatgaaaaatatgaaaagtaTGAAAAATCTGATAACACTAGCCATGGAAATAAATTAGATAAtcatatgaaagaaaaaggtggatattatataaatgaggGTCGTAGACACGACATATCAAGAAGTAGAGAAGAAATGATAGGGATTATTGGAAGAGAAGGTCATAAAAATGACAatgtgtataataataacgatAGAAGAAGAGGATCTTTAGATAATTATGAGAGAAGgagaaatgaagaaaatcATATTGGTGATAGGAATAGAAATATCTCAAAAGGTAGAAGAGATTATCATCGAGATGCTCTATCACGAGATAGATGTTATAGTAATAGATCTCCAAGAAGAAATGTGTCAGTAGATAGAAAAAGAGGAAATGTATATGATAGGAATAATGAAGATAAcgtttatgaaaaaaaagcaaGATATGAAAGAGAAAACCACAGCacaaataacaataattataataataattacattaataaagataataataaacataattataaGGAAAATCAATTTTCTGCTGACTATACAAATAGAGGAAGAAATGATGAGAAAATGCATATGAGAAGACATTCAAGAGAGGAAAAAGAAGGCAGAAAAGCATATCAAGGCtattatgaagaaaatagACATagggaaaataattatgaaggACATCGTAACGAAGAACATCGACGTGAAGCATATCGACGTGAAGCATATCGAAATGAAGCATATCGACATGAAGGATATAGACATGAAGGGTATCGACATGAAGGATATCTTTCTAGGGATCATGCTCATAAAGAATTTCACCATAATGAAAAcccatattataaaaaagatttTTCTCACAGGGTACCCCAGAGTGGTGCAATAAGAAGAGAAAGAGGAAGAGAATTCCGAAACCatgcatataaaaaaataggtGCGTGTAAAATATTTGTAGGGAATATTTCAAGTAGTGCAAGAGAAGAAGATGTTAGAAGAAGATTTGAGCAATATGGTGATATAATGCACATGCAATGGAAAAAACGATTTGCGTTTattgaatattataaagCTTCGCATGCATTGAATGcattagaaaaagaaaatggtAAGATGTTTTTTGGTGAAGAATTAAGTGTTCAAGAACatcaatataatatgaattcaTATGGATATAAGAATGATAATAGATCACATTTCCATTTGAAGGTGTCTAGAAATTACTCACCACCAAATTTTAGTAATGAATCTATTGAAAGAAGGAATTCATTAAGAATtgttgtaaaaaatattgatgaAAAAGCTAGCTGGCAAGATCTTAAAGATTTTGGTAGAGAAGTGGGTTCAGTTAGCTATGCAAATATAGTAGATGATTATCATAGTAAAGAAAAGTTTGGAATTATTGAATTTTATAACCATGAGAATGCAAAAGATGctattaatatattgaatGGAAAAAGCTTTTATGGAAGATCTGTTGATGTTATAAGATATAACGACTCAGATTTAAGTAAAAGATTTAAGAATAAGGAGAGAGAGGAAAATTATATGAGAGGAGTTAATGATCGATATGTTCGTGAGGAAAGAGCCTATAGAGATAAATTTCCTTTTGATCGAATAAATCGTACTAGGCatactttttttaatagaGGTAGGAATATTCGaggaaataaatattttaggAGAGATGATAATGAGGATAATAAGAGTGAGGTTGATGATagtaaatataagaaaagtACAAGAAGTATGAGTATGATCGATAGGGATAATACGTATGATGAAAGGGTTAGTCATCGAGATGGACATATGAAAGACGATAGGGATGACGACATGTGTTATGACAgggatgatgaagaaaagaTGATTAATGGTAAtaagaaaagaatattaaaatCGAGTGAAGAGGTTGGTGAACATACAAACAGCATtataaatgaagatataaataaagatcaAACGGATATTATAgacgaaaaagaaaaaggaggAGATGAgaatatttctttaaaaaattataaaaataagaaagaaaatGTGGACCATGATTATGAAAATGTTATAGAAAGTAATAGGGGGAAACGAAGAAGTGTAAAaagtaaaaacaaaaatgaaaatgagaaaaaaggaaaaacaaaagatgaattatatgatgatatatcTGAAATAAAATTACAAGAAGGAAGTGTATGTAGAAGTACTAAAGATATAGATgaagataattataataatgaagaaacgaaaaatataaaagatgaatTTTTggttgataaaaaaaatgaagaagaaggaTATGATGACGATACATATACAAGTGAAAGAGATAAAAGTATGAacgaaaaaattatgaaagaagaatatataaataaagatgatacattagaaaaaaatgataacattattaatataccaaataaaaaatcaagacttataaaaaaaaccactacaaaaaaaagaataactAGAGTTTCAGAAGAGTCAACAACAAAGGTAGATACAAGAGAAAGTGATGAAGATGATCTTATGGAAAATGAACAATGGACAGATTCcaaaaaaatatgtgtaattaaaaataattctccACATAatgattaa